A stretch of the Bacteroidia bacterium genome encodes the following:
- a CDS encoding oligosaccharide flippase family protein, which translates to MRKKFVTNLAFVLALNLFIKPIWIFGIDRTVQNVVGAADYGLYFSLFNFSFLLNILLDIGITNFNNRNIAQNNHLLNKHFSSLVILKIMLACVYMTATLLCGLLIGYDVRLMKLLFVLGVNQFLISFILYLRSNLAGLHLFKTDSVVSILDRVIQITLCASILWGHVFNLKMDIMLFVYAQTTGYFLTALITSIIVMKKAKFLKLKWHFAFFIMILKQSYPFAVLVLLMSFYNRIDSVMLERMLPDGATQSGIYAQAFRLLDASNMIAFLFAGLLLPIFSRMIKYKESVEHLVKLSFTMLITLSVIVAAGCFFYSHEMMSFLYKANTEYSSPVFGILMSCFIAISTTYVFGTLLTANNNLKQLNIMAACGMVINILLNFYLIPHYKALGSACASLTTQFLTATAQVIIVQYVFKFKINYRLISTILVFIAGVIFINYFSKQMPYDWKINFVLMGAGCILWAFIIKLIRIKSMLRILKYG; encoded by the coding sequence ATGCGAAAAAAATTCGTTACCAATTTAGCTTTTGTTTTAGCACTCAACCTGTTCATCAAACCGATATGGATTTTCGGTATTGACAGAACCGTTCAAAATGTAGTAGGTGCAGCCGATTACGGTCTTTATTTCTCCTTATTTAATTTTTCTTTTCTACTTAATATTTTATTGGATATCGGCATCACCAATTTCAATAACCGAAACATTGCACAAAACAATCATTTACTCAACAAACATTTTTCGAGTTTAGTTATTTTAAAAATCATGCTTGCTTGTGTTTACATGACTGCAACGCTTTTATGTGGATTATTAATTGGGTATGACGTACGTTTGATGAAATTGCTTTTTGTACTTGGCGTGAATCAATTTCTCATTTCCTTTATTTTGTATTTGCGCTCCAACCTTGCCGGATTACATCTTTTCAAAACAGACAGTGTTGTATCGATATTAGATAGAGTTATTCAGATTACACTTTGTGCGTCTATTTTATGGGGACATGTTTTTAATCTGAAAATGGACATTATGTTATTTGTGTATGCACAAACCACTGGCTATTTTTTGACAGCACTCATCACCTCTATTATTGTCATGAAAAAAGCAAAATTTCTAAAATTGAAATGGCATTTCGCCTTTTTCATTATGATTTTAAAACAGAGTTACCCTTTTGCCGTTTTAGTTTTATTAATGTCGTTTTATAACCGAATTGACTCTGTAATGCTGGAACGGATGCTTCCTGATGGAGCCACGCAATCAGGCATTTACGCGCAAGCATTTCGTTTATTAGATGCTTCTAACATGATTGCGTTTTTATTTGCAGGATTATTGCTTCCTATTTTTTCGCGCATGATAAAATACAAAGAATCGGTGGAACATCTCGTCAAATTGTCTTTCACCATGCTCATCACACTTTCTGTGATTGTAGCCGCTGGATGCTTTTTTTATTCGCACGAAATGATGTCCTTCCTTTACAAAGCCAACACAGAATATTCCTCACCGGTATTCGGAATATTGATGTCGTGTTTTATCGCTATTTCCACCACGTATGTCTTCGGCACATTATTAACCGCCAATAACAATTTGAAACAACTCAACATCATGGCAGCTTGCGGTATGGTGATAAATATTTTATTAAATTTTTATTTGATTCCGCATTACAAAGCGCTTGGTTCCGCATGCGCTAGTTTAACCACGCAGTTTCTCACGGCAACTGCACAAGTAATTATCGTACAATATGTTTTTAAATTTAAAATCAACTACCGTTTAATAAGTACCATTCTTGTTTTCATTGCGGGTGTTATTTTCATCAATTATTTTTCCAAACAAATGCCTTACGATTGGAAAATAAATTTTGTATTGATGGGCGCAGGTTGCATTTTATGGGCGTTTATCATTAAACTGATTCGTATTAAATCCATGCTTCGGATTTTGAAATACGGATAA